cctaaaacCGGCACACTCAAAAGAAGACGACTGTGgaatggggcacctgatcagggggataaaatccttatagaccatTGCGACTCCACCTCCCCACGTTCCAGGTCTTGCTTGGTGCTGCACAAAGTATCATGGCGGACAGAGACTGGCCATGCCCTGCATAAGGTCACACTCCACTCTGATGGCAAGGGTAGACAGGCAGCTGAGATTAGCATTGCAGGGGAAAGCCATACCCCGTTCTCCTTGGTATCCATCTCTGTGCTTTCTCCTGTTCATTAGACTGAAAACTCTCAGGAGCGTGCCACCTTTCCTAAGTCTCCGGCCACATGGAAATCCACACCCAGTCTTCCTACGGTACTCCAGAGAGGAAGCATGCAAGATGTCTCCAGACACTCAGTAAGACCCTTCACTTGCCTATattattgaccatggtatccttctgggtcatctcactgggatgggactgggaggcattgttttacagtggctccagtccttcctggagggccgtacccagaaagTGGTGCTGGGGGAGTCCTGTTCGGACCCCCAGCCCTTGTCCTGTGGGGTTCCTtagggttccattctgtcccccattctgtttaacatatacatggagctgctgggagagatcattcggagttttgggatttggtgccacctatatgcggatgacacccagctctactactcctgttcacctaatgccaaggaagctgtcctgaccctaaaccagtgcctgtcatcagaaATGGTCTGGAAGAGGGCAAAGAAATGGAAAcgtaatccagacaagacagaggtgctcctggtcagctggaaggcagatcagggaatacaGATTGAGCCTGTGTGGGATAgggtcacattccccctgaagacacaggcctGCGGTTTAGGGGTCcacctggactcagcgctgaacctggaggcccaggtggtggtcgggaggacctttgcacaattaaaacttgtgtgccacctGTGAGAAGTGAGATCGGGTCACGATGGTATATGATGGTGCATGTTGTtgtacaaaaacaacaacaattatagaatcaaacagttggaagagacctcctgggccatcatccagtccaaccccattctgccaagtagcaggaatattgcatttaaatcacccctgacagatggccatccagcctctgtttaaaagcttccaaagaaggagcctccaccacactccgcggcagagagttccactgctgaacggctctcacagtcaggaagttcttcctaatgttcagatggaatctcctctcttgtagtttgaagccattcctccattgtgtcctagtctccaggaagcagaagacaagcttgctccctcctctcacatattgacttcctctcacatatttatacatggctatcatgtctcctctcggccttccctttttcaggctaaacctgcccagctctttaagccgctcctcatggggcttgttctccagacccttgatcatttttagttgccctcctctggacacattccagcttgtcaatatctctcttcaattgtggtgaacaataacaataacaatgacaataTACATGTCGTTCTTTCAGATAAGATTTTTGTAATTTTTGAAGCCTTCCTTTGCTCCTTGAATTGCGAGATTTCACttgctctgctgctgctgctgtgtttggaagcTTTTGCTCTGCTAAACTGCCCTACTTTACTGCTGAACTCCAATGAAGAGACCAGTCAAGTGGGGCTGGGAGTGCTGCCAGTAGGACCGGTGCCCCTTCTGCCCCTGAggctccctcccttccccatgagacacccccccccccaaaatcaggcCTTACTAGtggcctcatcacatgggggaaccTACTATGAGCTTGCCCTGGAAGCGTTGGCCATCATCCTTGAAGGCGCGCGCCATGAACACTTGCAGGGCTTCCTTCTCGCATCCGGCATGGACCCCCAGCAGCTCTGGGACACTCTCCGTGGGCACGCTCAGCCTCTGCCCCATTAGCTTCACATAGCAGGCCACAGCCTCCTCCACAGCGGCCGCGTTCTCCATCTCCGCCAAGGCCAGCACTGCGCTCTCCAGGCAGGGCACCTTCCCACTGCTGATGGTCTCCACGTAGGTCTCCACCAGCTTGGCCAGCACTGCGAGGTGGAAGACAGCAAGGCAGATGTCAGGCAATGATGACCAGTGCTGGATGGAAGAAGGGCTACTTCCCCAGCAGCCAGAGGGAGGAGACATGGGTCCCCAGCGCCTTTGGCCTTTGGGTGCACAAACTACCAGTGGGGCCCAGTGCCCAGAGGCAGGGGATAATGGTCTCCCCAGAGGAACAAGGAGAAGGCCAGAGACAGCCCTGCATCCCAGTGCAACCTCAGCATTGAAGGAGGGCAGGGTGGACTCACGGTGCCCAGTGACCACATGTCCCCCCGGGAGGGTCTTCTCCTTGGAGGTCCCATAAATGTAGTTGCAAAACCGGTCGGCCTGCTCCACAAAGTCGGGCTCCAGCTCGCTCTCCTCCATCTGCTCCAGGCGGTGCAGGTTCTTCCGACTGGTGGGGCGGTcaaagatgaagcacttccgGGTGGGGAAGAAGAAGCGGATGCACTTGCGGGGTAGGTTGAACAGCCGGACGTCAGGGGTGTCCCCTGCGCAGGAAGGAGACAGGGAGAAGTCCAAGTTGTACTTATATGTTATCATTTCTGCATACAAAACCCATCCTGGATACCTCCTTCATGTCGCCTGTTGCTTTCGGGCAGCCCCATGGATTccttaggattttcttaggcaagaacaACTCGGAGGTGATTTTGCGGGTCCCTCCCTCTGAAACGCAACCTGCAGCCCCTGGGATTCCTTGCAGCCTCCCATCCAGTCCCAACCAGGGCCGCCCCTGCATGGCCTTCAGGATCAGGTGGCGCCCAGTGGGGTGCAAGGTACCTTTCTTTAACTTCAGGCCGTTCTCCAGGTACTCATCCTCGGTGATGGGCCTCCCGTCCAGCTCCAGCTGCAGCGTGAAGTCCCTCAGGGTCCAGACAAAGCTGGGGAAGAAGCGCAAGTATTCGGTGGAATCCTCCAGGTCCCCACCTGCGCTGTCCCCGGGAGAGGCCTTGGCCTTGATGCGCTCCGTCAGCTCCGTCACGTAGCTGCAGGCGGTCTGGTTCAGGAATCAAGGGATGCCACTCACCACGCCACCCCTCCTTCCTCAGGGGCCCCCTGGCTGCGTATGGACATGGAACACATGGACAGAGGGGTGGGGGCAGGCCAGGTATTGGCCAAGCCTGCTTTTGATGGGGccaatctctctccctctccctcctcccactccctgGAAGTGTACCACCTGTACGCATATGTTCCCAGTTCCCTGGGTGTTCTTTGGTTCTGGTCTGCCCAGTGATGGCACGGGGTGGGTGGCCAATTCTCCATCTGAGTAGAACCTTCTATCCCTATCCCCCTGGCGTTTCATGAATGGATCATGCGGGTGTCACCTGGCTTGTCTTGGGCTTTGTTTTGCACCAACGTTATGCATTTTACTTGACCAGACTTGGCTCCATggaagccgccccaagtccttttgaggagatggaggcagggtacaaaaatacagtaattactactatTATTCTTGTTGCCCTAATCCTGCCTTTGTCTAAAGATGGACTCGGGTGTGTCCCATTGAAGCGACTAAGACCTGAACACCTGgtagttgggggaggggggctgccccagggaaggaaggaaggaaggaaggaaggaaggaaggaaggaaggaaggaaggatggaaggatactGGAGCTGGTCCATGGCGTTCTGGTCAATGGTGCCCATGCTGTTGTAGACCAGAGTGCTGCTGAGGAGGACGGACAGGGCAAAGATCCAGGTGTCATTCTGCGTGTTGCCCTGAGAGGAGAGAAACATAAAAGACAGGCTGATGATCAAGGTCAGGCTGGTTGGTGGATAGACTGGTGGACCTTGGGGCTGCGAGGccgcctccccttcctccccccttcctccctagactcataaaatcctagatttggaagagacctggtggaccatctagtccaaccccattctgccaaaagcaggacaatcgcgttcaaagcacccgcAAGAGACggccagtctctgtttaaaagcctctatagaaggagcctccaccacactccctccggggctgagagttccactgctgaacagctctcacagtcagaaagttcttcctcatgttcaggtggaatctccactccactccactccattgctcccttgcatccaagtctccagggcagcagaaaggaagcttgctctctcctcctcctccctgtggcataTTCCCCTCccatcttgatccctggccctcatcctgtctcctctccgTCTTCTTTGCAGAGGACATTCCAGAAGAAGGAACCCgggtcttctgcagctgggaaACTCTCCAAATCAGTTGCATTTGGCCCTCCACCGCCTAGAAGTCCTTGCCAACTAGTTCAGTGGTCAGGGAGCTGAAGCCCACAACACCTGAAGAGGCTTGCTCTAAATCAAGAGTGAAGTCTTTTCCGCAAGGAGCTCACCacgtgtaagactgtaggttttatatagcaatattaaatgatcactcacaagccggcttGGCTTGGAAATGCATATATTGCtggtatctctgcagcaaagagagACACgactgacttttccccaccaccacttccttttatacacctttcctgcccatctccccctcttctgttTCCTTATTAGaccttgttgcttcacaagttccaatacaaggtttggaactgaggcagccaggatgattcagtcaggatgtcacggaggaaATATGTGATGtcttgtgatgtcttcatgcctcAGAAATTGACTCCGGACACCACAATGATGCGACTCCTGTTAAGGGGCTGGAGGCCAACCTGAGGGCCGTGGGGAGCCATTCCCGGCCTCCATGCAGGGACCTTGGCCTTGGTGGCCCGTGGTCCAGAAAGGGTCCAAAGCACCCCCcgccccccctttccccttcccacaGCCACCTTTTCCACGTCGCCCAGGCCCTCCGTGTCCAGCAGCACCAGGGTCCGGTCCTTCCGATTCGGGTATGGGACGCACCACATCCAGATGCCCTTGGTGTTGGCCTGCACCGTGGACCCCAGGGGGAAACCTGTGCAAAGACATAACTCAGTGGGAGACTATAAGAagggctcgggggggggggggcagggttcCCTTGGAGAGTTTGTCACAGGcaagaaagtggggaggggggggggatgggaaaGCCGTTCCTCTGTGGCAAAGGCCCTTGAGGACGGAGGGGCCCCTGCGCACTGGCAAGGCTTACTACtgcgatgtattattattattattattattattattattattattattctatggtggccaggggagcttttgcccagttaaaactcatgtgcccgctgcgcccgtaccttgggaagtctgacctggccacggtcgtccatgctctggttacatcccaaatagactactgcaacgcgctctacctggggctgtctttgaagacggttcagctagtccaacgggcggcagccagattactaactggggtgacatACAGGAAACCTaccagccccactggctgccagtccatctccgagcccaattcaaagtgctggttttgacctataaagctctagatggttctggcccagcttccttgtccgaacgcatccacccctccgtcccacctcgtaatctaagatcatccggggaggccctgctctcgctcccgtcaacagcacaggtgcgtctggcagggatgagagacagggccttctcggcagtggttccccgcctatggaacacactcccgaTTGAGgaaagatcagctccctccctcctggctttccgaaagaaattaaaaacatggttttgggaccaggctttcagacaagagatgcaagcagcactttcgaaggacattgactggaacggcaATACGGCGGATGAGGTTGTTTTAcggttttaatgattgcttatgtcttgtttttaactatgacttaggttcaattgtggttttattattgtaattgttatgcaATGGCATTGTAACGGTGCCCGTTGTAAGGTTGTGAGCTGTGCTGAGtgccccttcgggggttgaggaGTGACGGGACAGAAATacggtaaacaaacaaacaaataaacaaacaaataaatacgcatccctttccctcttcctctctcccaacGGGAACACACCTACCTCTGCTGCTTATGCTATTTTATTGGTTCGGTCATGAAAATTGACCGTATATTTTTCTTATATGATCGTTGTTGTAGTCTTACTCGGCTCTCCTTGCAACtcgaggcgggttacaacatAATTGCAACCGCGAGGTCAGGCAAAGCGCTCTTGAAATACATCTGTCCAATCCGCATGGGCAAGAGGTAGGTTCTATTACGGTATATTGCTttaagtccagtgtgtgtgtgttaaagaaagccttgcagaaatcctTGCAAAGTATTGATGgttaactgcagctgcagttaacTAGCTCAGCTCAGCAAGGCTGGGCCACGCCTCTTGAATGCAATAGTTTGAGGCTTTTGCAAGCTGTTAGCAGTTGTTAGCTGTTTGAATTGTTGGAGGGCAGATGCAAGAAGCTTATGCAATGGTGAAGTAACTATGtacttttgttatgctctatAATTTATAACACAGGACATTtgttctgtattacttacagagaCAATGTAAGTGTAccaaactgttttattttcaactctgCAACCAAGAGTAAAGCTCTACTGTTTtgtttcttctgactggtctgtgtctttggcattgggtttctGGGCATGTTGGACATTGCTTCTGCGCAACAAATTGATTCAGCGCAACAGGTTCAACTGCCAGGAGAGCGAGGCCTGAAGCTGTGCCTTCACTCCGGACCCAGaggtgccccctccctccctccctcccgaggGGACCCCGGGGCCACAAGGGTGTCATGGGAAGCCCCTGCCCACCCACCTCCACCACCCGCTCTGCTCACCGGTCCTCTTCCCGGCCAGGCGGTTCATGAGGTAGGACTTGCCCGTCCGGTAGAGACCCACGATGGAGACCACCACCACGGGCTGGCGGATGCTCTGCAGGACCTCCAGGGCCTCCGGGCAGGTGGACAGCCTCCCCTGCTGGTTCTGGATCAGGCAGATGGGCTTGGGCATCCCCACGGGGGCCGACATGGCTCTGCCGCCAGGTGcaagcaggaaaggaaggagggtcaCCTGGGGGGGCCACCCAGCCCCACCTGCTCCCCCCCAGCCCCATCAAAACCCTCTTCCCCACAGGGGGGCACCCAGTCTCTGCTTGGGAATAGTAGTATAACTATAATCATAGCCCCccagagtgggaagggacccccaatgCAAGGGCCACCCGGGCCAAGCCTCTCCTGCCAGGCagggaatgcccccccccccccacaagcctCCCTGGCAGGCGGCCACCCAGCCACATCCTTAGAAGGGCGACCCAACGCGAGAGGCGGAAGGGCCCGCCAAGGCCACCCAACCCCTCCAGGTGCAAGgccaaagggaggaaaggaaggagggtcaCCTGGGGGGACCTCAGAGAACCCCCCCTCCAAAGGTCACCCAGCCCCACCTGCTCCCTCCCAGCCCCATCCAAACCCTCCTCCCCACAGGTGGGCACCCAATCTCTGCTTGGGAATAGTAGTATAACAATAAT
The sequence above is a segment of the Anolis sagrei isolate rAnoSag1 chromosome Y, rAnoSag1.mat, whole genome shotgun sequence genome. Coding sequences within it:
- the LOC132769724 gene encoding guanylate-binding protein 1-like; protein product: MSAPVGMPKPICLIQNQQGRLSTCPEALEVLQSIRQPVVVVSIVGLYRTGKSYLMNRLAGKRTGFPLGSTVQANTKGIWMWCVPYPNRKDRTLVLLDTEGLGDVEKGNTQNDTWIFALSVLLSSTLVYNSMGTIDQNAMDQLHYVTELTERIKAKASPGDSAGGDLEDSTEYLRFFPSFVWTLRDFTLQLELDGRPITEDEYLENGLKLKKGDTPDVRLFNLPRKCIRFFFPTRKCFIFDRPTSRKNLHRLEQMEESELEPDFVEQADRFCNYIYGTSKEKTLPGGHVVTGHLLAKLVETYVETISSGKVPCLESAVLALAEMENAAAVEEAVACYVKLMGQRLSVPTESVPELLGVHAGCEKEALQVFMARAFKDDGQRFQGKLIKTLHDRKEEFCRRNEQESTKRCQALLATLCVELEEKVRSGVYSRPNGHRQFVDDLKDVEERYHQEPKKGVMAEEALKQFLEGKEAVGKAILQSDTALSEKEKQVEEARAREEAARREQEVQRQRQAELEQKMRDQQRSYEENVQQLKVKMEKDREQLLEEQKKMMDSRLAEQQALLNEGFQKEARQMREEIQLLKEENAKVQESPSLEKVVDGICKIIGAIFSGIMKCAEFSQNLSGSSGQSLSRPQQAPALTYWPCPSPAVANNR